The following coding sequences are from one Carassius auratus strain Wakin chromosome 15, ASM336829v1, whole genome shotgun sequence window:
- the LOC113115464 gene encoding uncharacterized protein LOC113115464 — MTLKGIETLFTSHKCCHETHNYVVCTSNTLQPFSSNDSKLVNVQSLHGHSDAIQVSHTQWCVVSEMNSFTYGGLTCPAKHSFCLEATEDFSMGQINILGRMPLDAEISPWWDDTFCEQGTQALVDTMDLVQRIITQTEYHLSQAQVETNLAQKTANILSSSSTRSALSVYTWWDWILWGCAVGSALIFTFTRFQCCYFRYLIRALKTSTNMAMVLSPLQVPTLQKV; from the coding sequence ATGACCTTAAAGGGTATTGAGACCTTGTTTACCAGTCACAAGTGTTGTCATGAGACCCATAACTATGTTGTCTGTACAAGTAACACGTTACAGCCTTTTTCCTCCAATGACAGCAAACTTGTAAATGTTCAATCATTGCATGGTCACTCTGATGCTATTCAGGTATCTCACACACAGTGGTGTGTCGTCAGTGAGATGAATTCTTTTACATATGGAGGACTGACCTGTCCTGCTAAACACTCGTTTTGTTTAGAAGCAACTGAGGACTTCTCAATGGGCCAGATTAACATCCTTGGAAGGATGCCACTGGATGCAGAAATTTCCCCATGGTGGGATGACACCTTCTGTGAACAAGGAACACAGGCCCTAGTTGACACGATGGACTTGGTGCAAAGAATCATCACACAGACTGAATATCATCTCTCACAAGCACAGGTAGAGACGAACCTGGCTCAAAAGACTGCAAACATCCTGTCCAGCTCTTCTACCCGTTCAGCCCTGAGTGTCTACACGTGGTGGGACTGGATACTTTGGGGATGTGCCGTCGGCAGTGCCCTCATCTTCACTTTTACACGGTTTCAATGCTGTTATTTCAGATATCTCATCAGAGCTCTAAAGACATCAACCAACATGGCTATGGTCCTTAGCCCATTACAGGTACCAACACTACAGAAAGTCTGA